Within the Bradysia coprophila strain Holo2 chromosome X unlocalized genomic scaffold, BU_Bcop_v1 contig_173, whole genome shotgun sequence genome, the region TTATTTGCAGCATGGTCTACTCGACTCCTCGGCTGGTTGGGTAATTATGGGTGTCAACCACAGTCTTGGTAATATTGAAAACTGCCGCTTCCATCGAACATTCTCGGTAACAATCTTTTAATTAGGTTTCATTCTGGCTGATTTGGGATATGACGTCTGGTTGGGTAATGTGCGAGGCAACCGATACTCTCGAATGCATCTCGATCACGATCCTGACGGTCGTCGTGGTGACCGCAGACGTTTCTGGGACTTTTCGTGGCATCATGtaagaaaacgtttttaattCAACCGTTACTGGAGACAAGTGTCTTAAAACTCACGATTTTTAGATGGGAACAATTGATTTACCTGCAACAATTGACTACATAACTGAGGTTACGGGACATCAACGTATGCACTATGTTGGACATTCACAAGGCACTACTTCATTCTTCGTAATGTGTTCAATGCGTCCGGAATACAACAACCGCATCCTTTCCGGACATATGTTGGCTCCAATCGCATTCATGGGCCGACTGTTCAGTCCTTTTGTACGAGCTGCCGCCTTGTTCCAAAACAGCATCGATGTAGGTGGCTTTTgactttttcttcatttcgttTAGTCTAATCAGTTTGCATTTCAGTTCGGAGCAAGTCTTCTTGGCATTTACGAATTCCTTCCCAACAGTGAAACAATGGCTCGCTTAGGACAGGCCGCTTGCCGAGATGATGCCTTCTTCCAATCGATGTGCAGCAATGTGTTGTTCTTAATTGGTGGCTTTAATTCCGCACAAATGAATGGAGTAAGAATCAGATCAGTGGCTTGATGGCaaagaaatattatttgaaCTGATTTTCAGACTATGCTACCAGTTATCATGGGCCATACACCTGCGGGAGCATCAACAGACCAATTAATTCACTACGCGCAAGGTATTCGATCAGGCAACTTCCGTCAATTCAGTTTTGGTGCAATTACGAATTTGCTTCGATATGGTAACATCAATGCACCCAGATATAATTTGGCAAATATTCGTGCTCCATTGACATTGTACTATTCTTTGAATGATTGGTTGGCCGATCCCCGAGACGTTCGAGAACTCTTTGCTGGTATGTCAAGTCGCCGCAAATTGATTCAAATTACTGATCCACGTTTCAATCACTTTGATTTCCTCTGGGCTATCGATGTCAAAGCTTTGCTCTATGATCAATTGGTTGAAATAATGAAAGAACATGAATAAATTGGTGATGTTAAATCCGTTGAATATTATTCGTTGTTGTGATATGTTAAAGCTGAGGCGTACGAAAAGCTcttgaaatattcattttgaGATCAttagcaaaacaaaatatctCCAGGAAATAAGAgacaattacaaaataatgatCTTTATTGAGCTGCTGATTCTCAGCGAATGAAAAGTTCTAACACAACAAAATAGAACTTGGTTACTCGATTATATACAAATTTATGAGATTGCTGAGTTCTTCCAACACTCCTCCACAAGTTCATAAATTTGAGAAATGATCTCTTACTTAATGACCTTAACTAAAGTCCAGATCTCACtacataaaattcatcacgAAATCACTCTTATGTCGCTCAAATTCTGTTACCACTGTTCGGTTCAAACTTTCTTGCGTCTCGAATTCTTCATATTAACTTGCTCAAATTCTGTTGCTTCGCGCTCAAATTCTGTTGCCTTAAATCTTCACAtattattcttcttctttttcatcaTTCCTTCCTCATTTACACAAATATCACTCGGGGTCCATAAATCATAGCCATTGTTGTTACCGTATGTCCTTCAATTATACTATTCTCAAAAAGCGTAATCCGAATCGGAATCATCTTCGTAGACTAGTTTCACTCTGTCGCTTCGAGACTGCTTCTTATCGATCCACTCTTTATATTCCtcgcaattttgtttgtagtgTCCCTTCTTGTCACAAAAGAAACAGGCAACATTATCTTTCGAATGTCTTGAAGAACTTAATTTGTATGCTGAAGCTTTCTTTATCACGTTCCGCTCCTTTCGTCGTTCATACTCATCGATTATTTTTGAACCAACCAAGCTCGAAGTGAGTTCTTCATTACGAGACTCCAGAATTGCCGCCAAGGAAGTGTAGCTCTCTGACAACGAACCAATCAGTGTTGCACTAAGGATGAATTCGGGTTTGAACTCGTCCCCAAGTGCTAATAATTTCTGGAAGAGTTCGTTCATCTCGTTCTCATGTGCTACGACATCGCCATTTTCTTCCAGTTTCTTCGtcatcaattttcttaaaatcgcGACCCGACTGTTATGTGTATCTTTCTCATGAAACTCCTTGAGTTTCTTCCAGGCTTCTTTTGCACTTGTACAAGTTCTTATGTGTTCAATTTGATCATCTTCTATGGTCAATGCAATATGTGAATGAGCCTTCTCGTCTTTCTCAGTCCAATCAGCAGTAACTGGGTCCGGTTTATCGTCTTTGATCACTTTCCACAAACCCTTTCCTATCAACATCATCTCCATCTTGTACCTCCAGTTAAAATAGTTGCTGCCATTCAATTTCGTCAATGTTATCTTCGTTTCTGTAGCCATTTTTCTAGTTCTTCTACTTTGTACTGTCTTATTCCTtgtctgggcccataacctgttggaacGTCCAAATATCTCCAGGAAATAAGAgacaattacaaaataatgatCTTTATTGAGCTGCTGATTCTCAACGAATGAAAAGTTCTAACACAACAAAATAGAACTTGGTTACTCGATTATATACAAATTTATGAGATTGCTGAGTTACTtccaacattttgtttatgtgatGGAAACACGTTCTGATAAAGAGTGAAGTGAAatagttaaattcaattttcatttgttttagagaATGTTGTGTTTATTTTACGATTAGTAAGCGTTTTGCACCAAAATCAACCTTATGCTAAGAGGTTTTTTCAGCGAACTCGATTCGTCTCCGGCTCGTGATGGAAACCTCtcgttcgctaaaaaaaagcctCTTAGCTATCAGAGTACTATCAGACAGACTTTGGAGAATAGAAACTTATTGGAACTATTTACATGGAGTTTCCAAGGGGAAAACTACTTCAAAAAACACAGTACCATGATTTTTTGACTTTGTATTGAGCTGAGTGTCAAGCTGACCAAATGACTTTGTATCTTGACTTTATCGAGCGAATTTCCCATCGGGAAATTTTCCCTTTGAAAGTTCGTTAGGCTGTTGGTATTTTACAAACGTTTACGCGTGgtcaaatttcagtaaatttataaaaacttcacgaaattgaaaaattactatttcactAAAATAAGCTCTAAACAATTTAGGTACAAAAGTGGGATTTTTTAAGTGGTCAAAGCAgtacaaaatagttttttaaaaatctGAGGACTCACTGAATTTTCAAACTGTGCTACTAATAATGCGGCACTTTAAACAGTTAGTTGTGAATTTGtacctcgttgaactcgtaacAAAGCAAGGATTTAATTGAAAGCCTCTTCTCATATGTGATTCATCTTCATTGTCGTGATCGTCGTAAATGACATAATAAATGCCGAATAACGGTAACATTTTTGTgtccaattttcatttcaataatgtgcggcaaaattattattacaaAATGCTCACCGATATCAACTGCATAATATATCTCCGTTcccaacaataataaaatgccaaaaatattcttttttattaacaGCAGGTTCAATAAATAACCGTAAAAGAGATTTAATTTAAGccttttgcaaataaaaaacgtATCCCCTTTCTTTACATCCAATcttgccaaaaaaaaaccacgaGTGTACGTACCAACCATAATAATGCGCtcgtaaaataaacaaatgacaaaatagaattgaaatcgaaattgaaataacagaaaaatataCGTGGAAAAAGTGGAGCTCTTTTGTGTTGtatatatatctatctatGGTCGGGGTATTATTGGTCTGCCAGCCGAATCAAAATCACCTttggtttatttattttactttttttttcggttcattcgACAGGATTGTTGGAATTGAAATTACCGATACATTGAAATGAGTGTGATTTTACTCTTCGGGCTGTGTGTGGAGCCTCTGATTCCCAATGAAAGTAACAGTTCAGAAAAAGAGAAAGGATGAGTTTGACAGTATTGACATTGCTaaatcgaatattgtcgaCGGAAATGTATTAAAAGGCGGATCCCCGTGGAACGTTTCCGTTATACCTCTggttattgtttttttttcaccggtTTCGTATCAAACTATTCGTTTTTTTCGGTTATTGATAGGAAAAACGTGGAATGGAAACTACAACTTTTGATGGTGTCACAAAACGATATTTCTCCTCAATGTCATGCCGTAATACAGTCATTCCAACTTCTGGTAATATTGATGCTTCCCGTTTTCGAATAATTCTATAAAGTTTGAGGACCTAGAACTTTGAGcagaattttattacaaagaTTATTTTACAACAGACACAGCTAATAGCAAAAAACGATCCGCTAAAAACGAACCTCTATGtatctctatggatgaaattcgACAATCATATGGCCTCGGAATAAACCTATAGGATTGTCGTGTGACGTCTAATGAAACCAAATAAATTACCGCATCGACttagatttttaattagatgGTTGCGCGATTCACTGACACAGTAAACGAGAAAAAGATATGACCGCAACTGTGGTATTATTTGTATTTAGGTGAATTCTTCGCTGCTGTCACTTCTTTTTTGCGTTAATGTCACAACGAAGAATTCAACTTACTTgattgctaggaatctcgcgccgcgtcattcacaataattcgcagtttgacacattttgtataaggaagatgtcactttgtgagttattgtgaatgacgcggcgcgagattccctaacaccaACACAACACACCAGcgaccatttttttattgtcaccACGAAAAAGGGCTGTTGGCGCAACCTCCTCATAATATACAACCTTGGCAACCACAGTGGATCAAACTGATACAGAGTGTGAGCTGTgtggaattcattgaaaacgtggAAATCATAAGATATGAGGcttttgagatgtcgttcactgtaaatcGACTGCATTTGCTAACTAGATTGATGCTGaatattatgaat harbors:
- the LOC119068303 gene encoding lipase 3-like, with protein sequence MKTFLFLLGITCVLASRTGGKIEELIEDEFHSPRDKIDRPHSDFYNPAVSKIEQFKTEREFHRPSVDKAEQFNEEHEFHTPSESEFQIPQRQCREVITQFPESVDYSNLSIDELIQIASKHEGLEFLADANATAAMGIDINNLDPDLIADAMATTYEFARRRGYPAEIHRIQTSDRFCLELHRIPGSPSNPPRPGKIPVYLQHGLLDSSAGWVIMGVNHSLGFILADLGYDVWLGNVRGNRYSRMHLDHDPDGRRGDRRRFWDFSWHHMGTIDLPATIDYITEVTGHQRMHYVGHSQGTTSFFVMCSMRPEYNNRILSGHMLAPIAFMGRLFSPFVRAAALFQNSIDFGASLLGIYEFLPNSETMARLGQAACRDDAFFQSMCSNVLFLIGGFNSAQMNGTMLPVIMGHTPAGASTDQLIHYAQGIRSGNFRQFSFGAITNLLRYGNINAPRYNLANIRAPLTLYYSLNDWLADPRDVRELFAGMSSRRKLIQITDPRFNHFDFLWAIDVKALLYDQLVEIMKEHE